aaaatatataaaataaaaaaatgtatatatatatatattttaccttTGGATCTTTACATATATAGTGCCGACATTTCCTTCCTTAAGCTTGAAAAAAGGTGATTTGAtgtccataaaaaattaactgagcagttagatattttctaatacgTATCTCACGTAATTTGATGCTCATTGATACTGCATTACTGTGTCAGGAACGTGTTGATGTAAAATCTTTCAGTTTTGATGGATCTTATTACAAGCTTTCAACTCTTCTTAGCACGACTTCTGACAGAACAAAGGTTTGATATATCTTTACACGATCGCATATCACATATGAACGATCGCATATCCCACCTGAAATATCGATCACCCTTGGTAAAACAACCGTTTAGATattctacacgattgtttgcttaaggatacacgatcattttgtaactattttttttattatccttttttctttttatactagaatcaaaatcaattgtttgatgatattaacAACATGTATGATGATCTTCGTGATGATTCTAGTCATCACAATCTGGACAAGAATgatgaccatcaaaataacaaacatgtgaTCATCCATGAGAATCCATCTGTTCAAGAGTCACATCTTCAAGAATCTACTGTAGAAACTCAACAGTTAGTGTTTAATTCATTAGTTACtgctttatattgtttaaaattgcttagattataaataaaaacaatttttttcttttctgtgtagggaacaaaaatgaacaacgCAAATCAACATCAAGAGCAATCAGGCAGTGATATTAGCATAGATGGCAGAGATGCACATTTGATATTAACTATAAGTAATATAGCAGAAAATATGGAAGGTCATACTCAAACAGAAAAGGGACTGctagaaatgattgaaaatcttccgTTGGTAAGCCAACCACTTCCACTTTGTGAGATGCTACCATTAACTACTGCAAAGGTCTTGCATTAGTTTAATTGGTATGTGTGCctaaagggataaaagctcTTGGCAGTGAAAGACTTTACAAAaccattcatcaattttaatttgaaaattccaaaataccagtacattgacaatatttagaatcaaagttctaaataaagaactaagtatgcttttaaattaaaagatacatagaacttactcttgttgacgtctctgaatctatAATCCACCGAATTGGGGACACCACCCGttggagaccttcctatcttcgaagatgagattggtttgaagaaaacaattggaatgaaaaaaaatttagagagaaactatGTAACACCCCCAATATCAAGGTATTTCTCTcaagctaaattttttaaattttaaggaaTTTGGTTGTCGTGTGGATTTAGCAGGAAGTGAAGGgggcttttataaaaaaatatactaatactaaaggttaaatatataataatagaattaatgttattattaatttaaaatatcaattctttATTGATTCACGTGCAACcccatctctttctccttcactcttcctcttccccgtGCCCACGCCACCTGCCTCCCTTagccattttatattactctTGGACGTCAGCCAGCCACGTCGTCACCGATCTCTTGTCTCCGTTGAAGTCGAAGCACCGTTCGTCGTGAGTTCGAACTCTCGGCATCGCGTCTCACCTCTGTTTTCCAGCCAAGTTGTGATTCATTCGCGCGTAGCTCCTTTGACGTTCGCGCCACCACATTTGCTCCAGGTGACGAGGAACGTCACCGATTGACCTATCATCTCACCGGCGTTGTTACTTAGTTGAAGCAGTCGTCGACCAGACTTGAGCCCGTCGCGTCTGTCGAAGTGCCGTCGCGGGCTCTTCACCTTCCAGCCATGGGTTGTAAgctgaagtttgtttttcgtttgttGATTAGATCTGATCTATTACACGCGTCGATTCTAGTTATTCGAAGTTGTTGCcccattttactctaatttttgggatttttgtgGTAAGTTGTATTGGTGAGTGTGGTGgttttacattgtaattatccttgggttgtagttttggataattagttaaattgttaattgattcttGAAGGTAGTTTGAGTTCTTTGGATTCACAACTAAATTGTAGATTTGTTGGAGTTCGATTCGCCAATACTTTGGTAAGCTAGAATTTACAttgaggaaattaaatgaaagaaagtattgtgaaagtaattgagttCCATATTTTATTAGGTTTCCTTCGTTCGAGAAATTTGAGTAACATTAAAGTAAGGGGTTTCTATTACTGGactctttgaaagttttgaaatgtgttgACTGTTTGGATCTCTGGACTTAGTATGGTTTACCAATATATGTAGAAGTAGATATGAtgacaaatgtatattatgccAGACTGGTATAGAAGTAGATACGAtggataatgtatttgtaaactgagaaaggtgttatgtatatatatatatcttgactgTCTGGTGTGTTGTTATAGTATCAACTGATTTTGTGATAGATTGAATAGATTGAACGTAAGTGTGTTAAGTtggattgatgatatgatggaGTAGTTTGACTATACTAGGAatggattgattaaatgtttataacggactaagggaaaattgttagctttgtcgattgggtagtgtgccttgcaggtgtcctacgggatcaccacctgttgtgcattcttcgagagcactagaatgacatgtgcattcttcgagagcaatagactgacatgtgcattcttcgagagcactagactgaCATGTGCTTTCTGCAGAGcactagactaatatttgtgtCCTTTAGGGCATtggactgattatgtgtattcCTACATGATCACAAGACTTTTAAAGTGCAGGGCACctccaataggaagttaacaattttatttttcttctaacaggATCAGtagggtctcttactgggtatgtttatactccttttatgtttaatctttttccgcGAAACTGCCATAAggaaatgtccttcaaattgcttctactttatattttttttattttggttttctttagtaattagactgttttgggtttcatgattgaacgacttttatgttcttgaactttctattatcgatacttttacactttcaaaattttatttgaaatagagcccgaataaaaactctttaatgttgttaaaaaatatatttttttaaattataaagtcttaTGGTTAAAGGACGAATATAGTCTTAAAGTAATAACTTCAGCTTAATTCGAAAAATTAGGTCGTTACAATCTATTTTGcagaaaaaacaattttattttggttaagaaaagctgtttttcttctacatatttataactctctttctttcattgagtaggagacggggtaggagaaaatcataggattctattaacttaaaaatattaaattaatagaagtttcaaatcaactgactaattaaccattaatcaattagttaataattaattaaatcatatttaattaatatttcatttaaatcttattgaatgaatatctctccaataccttatagttttatattaattgaattaaatcaaatttaattaaataatattatacgaaactattaattaataactaaattaaatattttatatttaacttaagttaaattcagttaaatttgaatcatattcaaatataactttatctcataattaataattttaatatgaaacaaatccacattaaattaatatttgaactcattcaaatattttatctctcataaattaactttgaactttatctaaaattaaatttatataataaagtttcattaacatataaactttatattataatgtatcactatatattatactaattatactaatttccaaagtaaatttgaatatttcaaattagaaccaatataaataaatcacattatcattttgtatcatccaTTACTTTGTATTCAGTCAATACTAATTGGATCAacctaatacataaaacaaatatagaaaaatttaaaaaaaaaagcatgcacaaatagagacaaatagacattgatagtggatttgttatattaaatcataacaaatataacaacttATGGCATTATTGAAATGGTATTTTCAGTGTTTTTGCAAGAATTCGTATCTCACCATTTTCAAATgagaattatataaataaaagacaacAAAATGCAAAAGCTTAACAAACTGATGTGACCTCTACTTGCCAATTTCCTTAAATCATACAAAGGTgcattgattattattatcgAGCACGTTAGTTTGAATCACAAATTTGGTCCCTATAATTTTCTAACGGTTTAAAAGTTAGAActtattacatatattttgataaaaccaaaaaatagtCTTCATGGTTGGATAAAATCATcataaaaagttgaactttTCTCCTACTATATATGGACTAAATTTAAAGGCCAATTGACCCTACAAATTACACGATGTTTAAATATACGTCGAGATTTTATTGGGTATGGTAGCTTATCAAGTCAATTTAATCAAGCTATTCCTCCGACAAAAGTAGCACTGTTCACTAATAATGGACTAGACATAATATTGATTAACGTAcacaaattaaagtaaaatttcaataaaaagaacaagaatGAAGCAAGTGACAAATTtggatataaataaattaacatacACGGTTGGccaaaagggaaaaacaaattgaGAATCAAGAGGTGGAGAAGAAGACTCGTGTTTCAACCAAATGTGTGGTGATAAGTAACTGATAACCTTACTTCTACGTTTTAAGAACCcatttaattcttcttttcctaaaatttAGTCTGTCGTGTCAGATTCAAATCTTTAGATGTAGTATTATGCTTTGGGCATATTCTTTATGGCATAAACCACCAAGTCCTAAGTATAGAAATTAccaactaaaatcaaatatagcACAACACAAGCCAATTTCAAGACTAAGATCGATCATTtcccaaatttctttttatgaaaacctaaaacagtaaaatatctaaaaatcaaacaaaaaccaaaaatcatTACCTTCCACCACAACTCCAATAGCCTCCATCACATTCCCTATATAATAAATgcaacattaatttaaaaacaaaaaacaaaacaaggaTATGAAGCTAATTGATTTGGTCCAATTGAATCGGCCGAAACATGTGGCCACAATTTGGCATTAGAAGAAACCAGCTAACAGAGTAACACCTCAGTAATTAAGAACATGACAAAATTCTTCTTTCGGCTTTTGTCCTCAACTaatgcaagaaaaaaaaaatcacaatgcAATGCAttgtttgtatattttttcgAAGTTCTGAAAAAGAATTGGTGCTCCTTAGTTACGGCCCTATTGTTTCAAGAAGCTCTCGAATACCGTATATGAAATCAAGTTGTTTATCCCTCAAGAACATTTCTAAGTCTATAACATTTCCACCGTCCTTAATCATTACATCTAGACTTGCAAACGGACCCCTTCTTATCCTATAAAataggtttaattttatatacatgACTTTACCTGGATGGTTTTTTATGATAATGTGTAGCCGTTTCCAGGCAACTGGGGATATCCGATAGAGCTTCCAAAGAACAGTTGGGTTTACAGTGTCATTTCACATTGTGCTTTTAAACAGACAAGGCGTagaatttaacataaaaaaaattagactcGGGAGATCCCTCAACACTCCGTGAAGTTGTAAATGAAACAACAATTAGGTTGTGCAATAAGAATCAATATACTCGGTTGCTGACAGTTTGAAAGAGGGATTTCAACTGAGTGTTCCATTTATCTATGGCAGTATACTTCTTCATTCCCTTTGACCTGCAGGGTTACCAATTACGCTTTATATTCTTCAACTTTCTGTAACATTTGATGGAATGTGattgaaataaccaaaaagaaCATACCTGTCACCACGCTCCAAAAGTCTGTTGACTTGATCAATGTGACCATCAATGCGATTATCCAGGATTAGTGAAACTAATAATTGTTCAACATCTTTCTCCGGTACATTGAGTTCCTGATAGTTACAAACATCTTTCAATCATAATCTGGactaattactatttttttttctaatatttcttccattagaataaaaaatggatgCATCTGAACTATTCCTAATAACATATTATCTACAATTGCAAAGGTGTTCACAATAGATTCTCAGTTCATCTGAATGGATCTAAGCAATGGTAACAACCCTATTCTctaagtttttgaaaaggacAAGTTGGGAGGAAAAACACAAACTCGtaatttgcttcttttttcttctttgttctatCTGAGGGGTGGGGGATTCGCATCACATTCACAACCCCACAAACATGACACTTGGCAAGTTGTGCAAAGTTTGATAAGTTTCAACCCCACACCAGATATCAAAAGATTATGCAAGTTGGTTCCAGAAAGGAATAGGAAAGACAACCACACAAGCAACTAAAGCTGTCACCTTTGATATAAATGGAATCCGGATTCTTGTGTAAGGCTTGATAAGTTTAAGTAACACTTGGGTTCTGACATTCTTCAACAGATCTTCAATGTAATTTCGAATGAATGGATCATCCATTATTGTCTTTCTATTGCTCtgtaaaaagaataaataaataaataaataaaccacGACTCCCAAACTGGACCAGGGGGAGGAAGGGGAAGAGCTGAAAAATGCATACATATAATTCTCTTACTCAAATTTACCTTGAGAATCTTCTCGAACTCAAGTATCTCATTCCTTTGGTATGCTGCAATAAGATTAGTCATTGCCAAAATCTCGGGTCATTTTTATACCTGCAATCTAGAGATAAGGGAGAGAACATGGTAAACTCGAAGTAGCGCTCAATGGTTGAAACTTACGGCTTTGCCTCTTGACCATCGAATGGATTGACTTCGGATTCCATCAGCATATTAGCCAAAACTAGatatctgttttttttatgggGGTGGGGGGGACACAGAAATGATTAGATGGTATGAAATGGATGCCAGAGACACAGCATGACACTGAGAATTAGAAAGCATTTCACAATTCTATGTGCTAGTTTGCTTAAATGcaacataaatttaacaacCTAAGCATGACTAGTAGGATCCCTTTAACTTCTAATGATACCCATAGGTGGTGAACTCCGGAACTAAAAGTACTGCCTTGCTGAATATTATAAATGGGGAGTTAAATTTTTTGGTAGCTGTAAGTTGCTACTACATCCATGAAGTTTTCGTCACATCAACGAAAGATTTGGTTTCCTTCCAGAAAAAGTAAATTGCAAGCTGTAAACTGTATTGAATGTGAGCTCGTATTGATCATGAGTTTTCTAGAGTGCTTAGTTGTAAGTGTTGCAATGAGTTGGTTAAAAACCATTGGTTATTTATGAACCTAGTATTTGTGTATTTGGTGCCAGAGTCCAATCTACAAATTCCACTAAATTCAGTTTTGGTATAACTCTGAATCCTGGCCTTAATAATGAGTAAGAACAAtgagaaaatggaaagagagCATACTTCAGGCACTGGATACGCCTCTGGTTCCCAGCTTCATCATAATCTTTAAAAAGCCTCAAAGAAATCAGTCGCTGCTTCTGGCCATTGACGTTCTGCCATGTGCATCTTTCCTCCACACTCCCTAATTATTCCATAATTCGTGGATGGGGTATTGCTGACTTGATGGCAAGAGCTTTCTGGTATAATTGCTGCACCATAATAACCAGCAAATGCAAGGGGAAAGTATTTGAGATCAAAATAAAGCAATTACATACTGCAAAAGAAGAGCATTTTAGGGAGTTCAACTAACCAGCAAAGATAGGGACAGAGAAAGATGACAAACAAAGATAAAcagaggaaaaaatatataggaaGTAAAAACTACAATAGGTAACCTATAACTCTCaaagaattttgtaattttccttcatgcatttttcttttgggctGGGGTCTTTTCTTGTATAGCTAGTTTAAATTCTGGGAGGCACCTCTTGTTGGGCTGCTGCTTTATAGACTCATGTCTAACAAAACTGGCAAAGGGATGGATTTGATAGCAGAACACACCAGCTTCAAGGGACAGAACACATACTCCAAAAGATACTATAAAGAACCAAGAAACCACACAGCCAAACAAAGGGATAGAAAATAGAACCCAGATCCATCTATTAGCATAATCATGGTCTTTTGGGAAATTATTATAGAGTTTGTTTGAGAGGTCAGTCCATTATTGAATCTTTCCATCCAGGTAATGTCTCCTCCAAAGGATGTTCCATCATTACATTGGGAGATTTTAATACAGACGACAAAATTCAGGCCATTTATGTTCTTACTAGAATTGTGGCacaaaaaaggagaagaaactGCTGACACCTTGTGTCAGCGTTTCCCCCACTTCGCTTGGGCTTGCAACAAGCTGCTTAATATGCCTTTTATTATGTTTGTGGTTGTGGCTCTACCACTCTAAGATCTTTCAGAAGAAAATTTACGCTCATCAGCTAAAGCCTACTATTATTCcaattttgaataaaactttAGAACAGTGGAGAGAGAGGTTAGCCATGTGCAGATGCTCTGtcttttcatcttcttggAAATCTATCAATAGTTTTGATGTAATTAAGATGATTAAACCAAGTTGGATTCATTCTTTGctcatttatttcattgttttaatCCTCCCAAATATGACCATCTTATTCTTAATTGAAGAATCTAACTTCACAACCCATAGTGAGATCTCTATACCAAGGATGAACCAACTGTCTCAACAAAATTcccaccccccccccccccccccccaccccacaaaaaaaggtagaagaagaagtgaaCTGCAATTCTTTACTAAGAAATGAAACACAGAGCTGAGAGCTAgctctagaaaaaaaaaaggattgcTACAGATCATTACCTTGagctttttgttatttttagtCTCAGTATACATTTGAATCTCAATGGCATACACTTCCAGAAGTTGACTTCCTTTCTTTTGATCATCTGTACCATCTTCTCTTTGACAGGACTTGTGGAGTTCCTTCAAAATCTGAGGtcaaaatgaatttgattaaCCATGTACATGCAAAAAAAATcaggaaaaggaaaggaaaggaaaagaaagtcACCTTAATCATGCGACCATATTCACCAATATCAAACCAAATCTTGCAAAGctttaaattagttttgaacCAAAGCCTCTGCACCACAAGAGAGAACAGAATGTAAGGCATCATGGTTAGAGAATA
This is a stretch of genomic DNA from Cucumis sativus cultivar 9930 chromosome 4, Cucumber_9930_V3, whole genome shotgun sequence. It encodes these proteins:
- the LOC116403426 gene encoding uncharacterized protein LOC116403426, which gives rise to MVIVSEYHPKERVDVKSFSFDGSYYKLSTLLSTTSDRTKGTKMNNANQHQEQSGSDISIDGRDAHLILTISNIAENMEGHTQTEKGLLEMIENLPLVSQPLPLCEMLPLTTAKVLH